A stretch of DNA from Gimesia chilikensis:
AGGCCCCCTGCCCGATTTACTGGTCGATAATGCGATTCAGTTTGTCAGGGAATCCAAAGACAGACCATTCGCACTCTGTCTGCACTTCCGGGCTCCGCATACTCCTTATGGCCCGGTCCCTGCTGAGGACTCATCCCACTACGAAGGCATCGAGATCGAGATGCCCATCGCCGAGGGACTGATCCCGGAACAGATCAAGCAGAAAAACAAAGAATACTATGCGAGCATTTCCTCAGTGGACCGGAACATCGGTCGCCTGCTCAAGGAACTGGATCAGCTACAGCTCACGGAAAATACCCTGGTGATCTTTACCAGCGACCATGGTTACAACAACGGCCGCCACGGCATCAGTACTAAAGGCAACGGTCACTGGCTGGCGGGAGGAATCACCGGTCCCAAACGTCCCAACATGTGGGACACTTCAATCCGCGTTCCGCTGGTGATGCGCTGGCCACGTGTGATACAGCCGGGCACCCGCTTCGATGAGATGGTCTCTAACGTGGACATGTTCAAATTTGTCCTGGGAGCACTCGACCTTCCCCTGCCTGAAAATGCGTCCTTACATGGAATCGATTACTCTCCCCTTTTGTTCGGCAAATCGATTCCAGAACGAACCGCGATTTACGGCCAGTATGACCTGCACAATAACGGGTTGGCCTACATGCGAATGATCCGCACCGAAAAATGGAAGTTCGTCAAACACTATCGGGCCCGGTACATGGACGAACTATATGACCTTGAGGCAGATCCGGACGAGACCCGGAATCTGATACGACGACGGATGCCCCCGGGATCGAAAGACAAAGCCGCAGAGCTGGAACAACAGCTGATCGAGTGGCAAAAGTCGATTCAGGACCCCATTTTGAAACCTGCTTACCAGTAAGTAAACCAATACGATTTAACGTAACGTCTGTTCCCTGTACGATTTGCAGAAGATTACCGTTTTTTGCTTTATATCCATCAACATTTGTACGGAATTCGTATAAAACCGGAATAGGCACCAGTTTTGACCAAATTCTATTTAACCTTCGAGGAATAATATGCTTTCGATTTCCCGCTTTAGCCTGCTACTCTGTCTGCTGATGATTACCGTTGGCTGCCAGAAAGGCTCCGAATCAGGCAGTGAAAATCAAACCGCCGACAGCAGCCCCGCGGAAACCGCTTCCAATGATGCTGAGATGCCTGAAGCCGATAAGACCGCGAAAGCGGATGACAAATCTGCTGAAGAAAAAGAGAAAGAAAACCCCGAAGCGTTCAAAATGCCGGAAACGGTTGAAGGCAACTGGATTCTGGTCCTGCCTCAGCAGCAGCAGTTGATGCCACTCTACCTGTTGCGCGTCATGACCGAAGTCAAATCCGCCGAGGGAGATCAAAAAGAAAAATCCGATTTTCAGGGTGTCAAAATCGTCTCTCAGGGTCCGAACGTAGCCCCTGCCAAAATCGTCTCCTCAAAGACGACCGACCAGACCGTCACATTTGTGGAAAGCCTGTTGGATGATAAAGGCAAGGAATTCATTCAGCTCAGCTTCGAGGGATCACTGAATAAAGAACGTGGCGCGATCTACGGCAATATCAGTTTCAACAACGATAACTGCATTCCCGCCCTGATGCTCTTCACCATTGAAAAGGATCTCTCCAAGATCAAAGAGCCGATGCCTTCTCCCGGTGCCCAGGAACTGATCCAGGCCATGCAGTCGCAAGATCCATTCAAACCGCTGAATGAATTCACCGAGAAGATGCAGATGTTCCCGCTGGCTCTGGATGCATTTCCTCCCCTGCTGGCCTTCGCTTTGAGCAGTGATAAAGATACCAAAACCATCGAAGATATTATTAAACGCTATACCGAAACCTCTGCTCTCTGGGGTAAACGGATGGAGGCCAGCACCCTGGTGCGGATCACGTCCATGCTGGCACGGACTGATAAAAACAGCGATATGGCCACGAAATATATGGATCAGTTCAACAAGCTGGTCAAAGAAGGCGTCAAACCGCTCAGCAGTTGGGATCAGGAAATGGCGCTGGCTAAAGCTCGTGTCGGACTGAAATCCAAAGATCCGGAAAAGATTAAAGCAGCCGGTGCACTTCTGGAATCGGAAGCGAAAAAATATCCTCACGACAGAGAGTTGATTACTGAACTGGTCAGCTATGAAAAAGAACATGGCAGCATTGATAAAGCCATCGAGCATCTGGGAATCCTGGCCAGCTCTCCCCTTTCCGGCCGTGAACGTCAGATGATTGCGGCTTCCAAACAGAGTCCTCAGACAGTCAAGTTCGATGATCCGCGGGAGACTCTGACCGAACTCTGGAAAAAGAAACACGGCTCCACCGAGGGGCTGGACAAATACCTGGCTGAGTCCTTTAAACGCTTCCTCGACAGTTTCGTATCTAAAGAAGCGAAGGAAGTCGACCTCAAAAAAGGAAATCGAACTTCACTGATTGAGTTATTCACCGGTGCTTCCTGCCCACCCTGTGTGGCAGCAGACCTGGCCACCGGAGTAGTTGAGTCTTCATTCCCCGCTTCTAAAGTCATCGTACTGCGTTATCACCAGCACATTCCGGCACCGGATCCGCTGACCAACTCAGACTCCGAAGCACGGTTCTTTTACTACAACCACCGTGGTACTCCTTCGATCAATCTGAACGGTCAACAGGTCTTTGGGGCAGCCGGCGGAGTGGAAGAAGTTGAATCTTCCTATGACTCACTGGTCGAAGCGTTGATTCCAGAACTCTCAGCAGACACCGAAGTCAAAATCGAACTCTCTGCCGCTGCGAAAGATGGCAAGCTGGAACTGGAAGCCAATGTCAGCGGAACAGATAAGATTAAAGAACCGCTGCACCTTGTCGCCGTCCTGGCCGAAGACGAACTTCACTATGAAGCTCCGAACGGCATCAACCTGCATGAAATGATCGTTCGGTCGATGCTGGGTGAACCAACGGGTGTCGCTGCCAAAGATGGCAAACTGAGCCTGACCAAAACCCTGGACCTGGACGAATTCAAAGGTCGTATCAGCGATTACCTCTCCGCCTTTGAGGAAAAATCCGGTGCAAACTTCACCGGTGTCCCACTTGCTCTGGAAAAACTGCACTTCGTGGTATTCGTGCAGGGCGAACTCTCGAAAGATGTTTTCCAGGTTGCTTCGGTTCCTGTAAGTGGTAAGCTCACTTACAAATCGGAACTCGCCGAGCCTGCCAAAGAGAAACCCGCTCCCGCGAAAGAAAAACCTGCCAAGGAAGCAAAACCTCCGGTGAAAGCTGATAAACCTGAAGCCAAAACCGAGGCCAAACCTGAAGCAGATAAGAAACCTGCTGAGGCAGAGAAAAAAGAAGCGGCTAAACCAGAGGATAAAAAACCGGAAGCCTCTAAGCCGGAATCGAAGAAAGAAGCTGCTAAATCTGACAAATAGTTTTCAGCCTGAGCTGTAAAAATAACAAAACAGGGCATGGATCATCCATGCCCTGTTTTAGTTCAAGCCACTTTCAGCCAGGAGACTGTTCACTCATTGTCGGTCGGAGGGTTGGGGACCAGTTTTTCGATCTCACCATCCTGACCTTTGACTTCTTCACCAAACAGGGCATTCCCGTCAAGCGTTGTCAGCTTAGTCATGCGAGCCGGAGCAGGCTCGCGACGAATCTGACGGAACCGGGTTGTGGCTTTGCCCATGCGGGT
This window harbors:
- a CDS encoding sulfatase encodes the protein MNLIGTDRGINMKTISWASCLWLFLFLLLAIDSTCCNAASRPNLISIVTDDQGRWAMGLYGNKQIHTPYMDQIGKQGAVFTNAFVATPVCSPSRATFLSGRYPTELRITDYISPDEAREGAGLHAPIWPAVLQKAGYRTALIGKWHLGEQADFHPRKKGYDHFMGFLSGGTRPMDPILEIEGVTEKQTGPLPDLLVDNAIQFVRESKDRPFALCLHFRAPHTPYGPVPAEDSSHYEGIEIEMPIAEGLIPEQIKQKNKEYYASISSVDRNIGRLLKELDQLQLTENTLVIFTSDHGYNNGRHGISTKGNGHWLAGGITGPKRPNMWDTSIRVPLVMRWPRVIQPGTRFDEMVSNVDMFKFVLGALDLPLPENASLHGIDYSPLLFGKSIPERTAIYGQYDLHNNGLAYMRMIRTEKWKFVKHYRARYMDELYDLEADPDETRNLIRRRMPPGSKDKAAELEQQLIEWQKSIQDPILKPAYQ